The bacterium genome includes a region encoding these proteins:
- a CDS encoding mechanosensitive ion channel domain-containing protein, giving the protein MSAGDVLGQIAHDVGDPRAWAAVIEHAVALLIIAFAAWAVVAVLTSAIRRAGRRPGRPVTLAPLAESAVRYAVGFAALMLMLEAVHVNVTAILASAGIVSLAFGFGAQYVIRDVLAGLFLLSEGLVQIGDLVRLDADTGTVERITLRTMQIRKFNGELLTVPNGAVTRIGNLSRGFGRAIVQVTVPYRADLGRVLEVLRGVGREWAAAHPDDARGAPSVDGAVDMKDAGITVQLSVLVPAGRQWAAEAAMRQRVLEVLAEQGIKMDTRVSVTI; this is encoded by the coding sequence GTGTCGGCCGGCGACGTCCTCGGTCAGATCGCGCACGACGTCGGGGATCCCCGCGCCTGGGCCGCGGTGATCGAGCACGCCGTCGCGCTCCTGATCATCGCGTTCGCGGCCTGGGCGGTCGTGGCCGTGCTTACGTCGGCCATCCGGCGCGCGGGCCGGCGGCCCGGCCGGCCGGTCACGCTCGCGCCGCTCGCCGAGAGCGCCGTGCGGTACGCGGTCGGATTCGCGGCGCTCATGCTGATGCTGGAGGCCGTCCACGTCAACGTGACGGCGATCCTCGCGAGCGCCGGCATCGTCAGCCTGGCGTTCGGCTTCGGCGCGCAGTACGTGATTCGCGACGTGCTCGCCGGACTGTTCCTCCTGTCCGAGGGCCTCGTGCAGATCGGCGATCTCGTGCGCCTGGACGCCGACACCGGCACGGTCGAGCGGATCACGCTGCGCACAATGCAGATTCGCAAGTTCAACGGCGAGCTGCTGACCGTGCCGAACGGCGCCGTGACCCGGATCGGCAATCTGAGCCGCGGCTTCGGCCGGGCGATCGTGCAGGTCACGGTCCCCTATCGGGCGGACCTCGGCCGGGTGCTGGAAGTGCTGCGTGGCGTGGGCCGGGAGTGGGCGGCCGCCCATCCCGACGACGCCCGCGGCGCGCCCTCGGTCGACGGCGCGGTCGACATGAAGGACGCCGGGATCACGGTGCAGCTGTCCGTGCTGGTCCCGGCGGGCCGGCAGTGGGCGGCGGAGGCCGCGATGCGGCAGCGCGTGCTCGAAGTCCTCGCGGAACAGGGAATAAAAATGGACACACGCGTTTCTGTTACAATATGA